One Lysobacter enzymogenes DNA segment encodes these proteins:
- a CDS encoding pseudouridine synthase, with protein MFSSLIPHTDATATADAATAGGLPVLYADQALAIIDKPAGLMVHDSALARGETDFAADRLREQFGRPIFLVHRLDRATSGCLLLAFDRDTASALGKVLMSREVEKDYLAVCRGWPADDAFEVDHDLDGGPGKPLKKPAQTRFAVLARTELAIASAGFDTSRYALLRAQPLTGRFRQIRRHLKHLSHHLIGDTSHGDGRHNRSFRMLGIHRMLLHAQRLAFVHPHSGERIEAVAPADAEFAKALALFEGGEGAWRRDQSHRA; from the coding sequence ATGTTCAGTTCACTCATTCCGCACACCGACGCGACCGCGACCGCCGACGCCGCAACCGCCGGCGGCCTGCCGGTGCTGTACGCCGACCAGGCCCTGGCCATCATCGACAAGCCGGCGGGGCTGATGGTTCACGACAGCGCGCTGGCGCGCGGCGAGACCGACTTCGCCGCCGACCGCCTGCGCGAGCAGTTCGGCCGGCCGATCTTCCTGGTCCATCGTCTGGACCGCGCCACCAGCGGCTGCCTGCTGCTGGCCTTCGACCGCGACACCGCCTCGGCTCTGGGCAAGGTGCTGATGTCGCGCGAAGTGGAAAAGGATTATCTGGCGGTGTGCCGCGGCTGGCCGGCGGACGATGCGTTCGAGGTCGACCACGATCTCGACGGCGGCCCCGGCAAGCCGCTGAAGAAGCCGGCGCAGACCCGCTTCGCGGTGCTGGCGCGGACCGAACTGGCGATCGCGTCCGCGGGCTTCGACACCTCGCGCTACGCGCTGCTGCGGGCGCAGCCGCTGACCGGGCGGTTCCGCCAGATCCGCCGCCATCTCAAGCACCTCTCGCATCACCTGATCGGCGACACCAGCCACGGCGACGGCCGCCACAACCGCAGTTTCCGCATGCTCGGCATCCACCGCATGCTGTTGCACGCGCAGCGGCTGGCGTTCGTGCATCCGCACAGCGGCGAGCGGATCGAGGCGGTGGCGCCGGCGGACGCGGAATTCGCCAAGGCGCTGGCGTTGTTCGAGGGCGGCGAGGGGGCATGGCGCCGGGACCAAAGCCATCGGGCCTGA